Sequence from the Phyllobacterium zundukense genome:
ACACGCAACGTGGATGCGTCAGCGTGTCATCGACGACAGCGTAACCGTCATCGCCGATTACATAATCCCAACTCGACTTGTCGTAGTCGCGCTTTGTCTCATCGTAACCGGTAAACAGGCCGTCGCTGTATTCGAAACCGTCCTTGACGATGAAGGCGGCGTTGGTGAATGCCTTCAGATAATCCCATTGCACCTTGTCGTTCTGGATACAGTAATTCATCACGCCAAGCAGGAAGGCTATGTCCGATCCCTGACGGATGGGCGCGTACACGTCGGCAACCGACGCAGAGCGGGTGAAACGGGGATCGACCACGATAAGCTTGGCACCACGGTTGGCCTTTGCCTCCGTGACCCATTTGAAACCGCAAGGATGCGCTTCGGCGGCATTGCCACCCATGATGACGACAAGATCCGTATTCCTGATATCGGTCCAGGAATTGGTCATTGCACCACGGCCAAATGTTGGGCCCAAACTGGACACCGTTGGGCCGTGTCAGACACGTGCCTGGTTATCGAATACCAGCATTCCGGCGCTGCGCACGACCTTATAGGTGGCAAACGCTGTTTCGTTCGTTGTTGCCGAGGCGGCCAGGAAGCCGGTCGTCGTCCATCGATTGACGGTCACGCCGTCATTGTTCTTCTGGACAAAATTACCGTCGCGATCGTCCTTCATCAACCGGGCGATGCGATCGAGCGCGTCGTTCCAGGAGATGCGTTCGAACTTGTCCGAGCCGGGCTTGCGGACCATCGGATATTTCAGGCGTGTCTCGGCCTTGACGAAGTCGAGCAGGGCCGAGCCTTTCGGGCACAGCGTTCCACGATTTGTCGGATGGTCGGTATCGCCCTCGATATGGACGATCTCGGCCTTTTCGCCCTTTTTCAGGTCGCCCTTCGAGTACATGATGATACCGCACGCAACCGAGCAGTAGGGACAGGTGTTCCGGGTTTCGGTGGTGTTTACGAGTTTGAAAGCGCGGATCGCTTCGGCATGTGCGGCTTCGATCTGACCAAAGCCAAAGGCGCCAAGCGCCGTACCCGCAACACCCGCGCCGGTCGCCGCAAGAAACTGGCGCCGCGAGAGTTCCATGTTCATAGCATGTTATCTCCCTTAAAACCGGCTGTGCAAACAAAGCATGCCGGAGATCAGATACAAACTATCGGCATTTCGGATAAAATCTTACCGGACCACATTTTATTGTCAAATCAATAAGAAGCGATCAAACATGAATGTAATAATCAAATTAAAATCCGCGGTGTGGCCGACCCGGCGAACGTCGCCTGTATTATAATATTGATCGCCTTTTACTGCGCAATTCCCGGACACGCCAACCTACGCAATGACGAATTGACGTTCGGCCTCAAATGGACAAGAATAAAGCCGTGAGCTTACTTGTCGCTCCCGAGTTTCGGGGCAGTCGTCACGGTGCTTCCAACGCCGAATGCTCCCGGGAAACGGCGGGCTTTTTCTGGTGCGTGCACACCTGTCTCTCGCAAAACTCGCAAAACTTTCATCACCTGCATTCCAGCTGTCGGCCAATCCCGTTGATGTCATTAAATCAGGAGGGCATGAAATGATAGATCGTCGCGAATTCCTGAAAATCAGCGCCGCAACGACTGTAATGGCCGCGATACCGGGACGGGTGTTTGCGGGCACTGCTTTTGCCCCGAAGCCTGCCGGTTGGCGGACCTTCGAAATCACAACCCGTATTGAGCCGTCAGGCACCGAGGGCACCGGGCGCGCATGGATTCCATTGCCTGGTTTCAGCGCCAGCGATTGGAACCGGCCCGAGACAAGTACCTGGACGACCAATGCGACCAGCGCCAGGATCGCACGTAGTCCGGCCAATGACACTGACATGCTGCTTGTCGAGTGGAAAGCCGGCAGCGTCGCGCCTGCCGTCGAGATCGTCAGCCGTGTCGCCACGCGCGATCGTGCCATCGACCTTTCAAAGCCGGTGAGTCCAATGCCGCTCAACGCCGACGAGCGCGCACGATATCTCGCCGGAAGCCGGCTTGTCCCGACTGATGGCATCGTCAAGGAAACAGCCGACAGTATCGTCGGTAATACCGCAAACGAGATCGAAAAGGCGAAGCTGATCTACGATTGGGTGGTTGAGAAGACTTACCGGAATGCCGCCACGCGCGGCTGCGGTTCCGGTGATGTCGTGGCCATGTTGAGGAGCGGCGATCTCGGCGGCAAATGTGCCGACCTGAATGCTCTCTACGTTGGTCTTGCCCGAGCCGCCGGTCTGCCGGCGCGCGATATATACGGTGTCCGGGTTGCGCCATCCAACTTCGGCTACAAGAGCCTCGGCGCCAAGAACGAGATCGTCACCAAGGCACAGCATTGCCGGGCGGAAGTCTATCTTTCTGACTTTGGCTGGGTGCCTGTCGACCCGGCGGATGTTCGAAAAGTCATGCTTGAGGAGGCGGACGGTGGTCTTCCGGCTGACAATCCCAAGGTGATTGCGGCGCGCGAAACGTTGTTCGGCGCCTGGGAAGGCAATTGGATTGCCTATAATGACGCCCGCGACGTGATTTTGCCCGGTTCGACCGGGGCAGCGCTCGGTTTCCTGATGTACCCGCAGGCGGAAGTTGCGTCGGTCAGGCTCGATTGCCTTGAACCCGACGCCTTCAGATACACGATCCGGTCACGAGAGATCACGATCTGACCTGATATCGATTTCGCAAATCGTATGGAGCCGTATCATGGATGATAGAAGTTCATTGTCGCCGGTACGCCTGACCTCGCTTGCCCATGGTGGCGGATGTGGATGCAAGCTGGCACCCTCCGTCTTGCAGCAATTGCTTTCGGATCAACCTGCCGCCGGACCGTTTGCCCGGCTGCTTGTCGGAACCGAAACCGGTGACGATGCCGCAGTCTGGCAGCTCGATGATGAGACCTGCGTGATCGCGACGACGGATTTCTTCATGCCGATGGTCGATGATCCTTTCGACTTCGGCCGGATCGCGGCAACCAATGCGATATCCGATGTTTATGCAATGGGCGGGAAACCGATCATGGCACTCGCCATTCTCGGCATGCCGATCGACAAGCTGCCGGCCGAGACAGTGCGCGATATCCTGAAGGGCGGAAGCGCCATCTGCTCCGAGGCAGGTATCCCCGTTGCCGGTGGTCATTCGATCGATTCTCCCGAGCCGATCTACGGCCTGGCGGTCATCGGTACCTGCCCCATTGGTAGTCTGCGGCGCAACAGCGGCGCCAGGCCCGGTGACACACTGATCCTGACCAAGGCGCTTGGTGTCGGAATTTACTCGGCGGCGTTCAAGAAAGGTATGTTGCCGGTAGATGCCTATGCCGAACTCATCGCAT
This genomic interval carries:
- a CDS encoding transglutaminase-like domain-containing protein, encoding MDRREFLKISAATTVMAAIPGRVFAGTAFAPKPAGWRTFEITTRIEPSGTEGTGRAWIPLPGFSASDWNRPETSTWTTNATSARIARSPANDTDMLLVEWKAGSVAPAVEIVSRVATRDRAIDLSKPVSPMPLNADERARYLAGSRLVPTDGIVKETADSIVGNTANEIEKAKLIYDWVVEKTYRNAATRGCGSGDVVAMLRSGDLGGKCADLNALYVGLARAAGLPARDIYGVRVAPSNFGYKSLGAKNEIVTKAQHCRAEVYLSDFGWVPVDPADVRKVMLEEADGGLPADNPKVIAARETLFGAWEGNWIAYNDARDVILPGSTGAALGFLMYPQAEVASVRLDCLEPDAFRYTIRSREITI
- the selD gene encoding selenide, water dikinase SelD, with the protein product MDDRSSLSPVRLTSLAHGGGCGCKLAPSVLQQLLSDQPAAGPFARLLVGTETGDDAAVWQLDDETCVIATTDFFMPMVDDPFDFGRIAATNAISDVYAMGGKPIMALAILGMPIDKLPAETVRDILKGGSAICSEAGIPVAGGHSIDSPEPIYGLAVIGTCPIGSLRRNSGARPGDTLILTKALGVGIYSAAFKKGMLPVDAYAELIASTTHLNRIGSELAKDADVHAITDVTGFGILGHALEMARGSNVRISLRADDVAVFIHGAELAKEGFVTGASHRNWASYCTDVVLPGDFPVWRRHLLTDPQTSGGLLVSCKAERAADLLQQITVAGYPAARIIGSVETGEPGLHVVT